The Bacteroidota bacterium genome includes a region encoding these proteins:
- a CDS encoding transglycosylase domain-containing protein: MKPRAKTLLVAATLTLVVGVCGAWPLLRTHLLQARVDRALLRLHGMGLRTQVSAIKWDGLWTAKLDSISAYENGKKVLDLQNIVVALHPQFSFSGSEWVKQIAFEKTTLSWRGFEAAGSGWFFPASFAGGWDGQLTKGKFGERSLAAACELRLISFGQSRLNGKRRNDIAFSLKDLRAFHPMLGDSVKQFGELAGFGKLETGFGKFDLRRGSWLRWEKAAIWANGHWDSRSHAFALQTAMPLQPVQTILDPVAALAPEWLAGIRAAGSVDGHFEFSADLDSLETLHIEGALTGHGIHVQQYGGADLKNLPAIAHSPAYIPLNQLPDYLVQAVVLSEDAGFWDHQGFDKDIIRLAMIENLEERRFVRGAGTIPMQLMRNIFLHHGKQADRKLAEITLTWLAQSQKILSKEEELTCYLNLIEWGEDGSDWGNGLGTSWGNPFLGYARRLGFIFGRRRNRSMSMKRFFWPASFRIHAMPLLCSKMTGA, from the coding sequence ATGAAACCGCGCGCTAAAACCCTCCTCGTTGCCGCTACCCTGACCCTTGTGGTCGGGGTTTGCGGCGCGTGGCCGCTCCTGCGTACACATCTGTTGCAAGCGCGGGTCGATCGCGCACTCCTGCGCCTGCACGGGATGGGCTTGCGCACGCAAGTCAGTGCAATCAAGTGGGACGGGCTTTGGACGGCGAAACTGGATTCCATTTCGGCTTATGAAAACGGGAAAAAGGTGCTGGACCTGCAAAACATCGTCGTCGCGCTGCATCCCCAATTTTCATTTTCTGGCTCCGAATGGGTCAAGCAGATCGCATTTGAAAAAACAACGCTGTCTTGGCGGGGTTTTGAAGCAGCAGGCAGCGGATGGTTTTTCCCGGCATCGTTTGCAGGCGGATGGGACGGGCAATTGACAAAAGGCAAATTCGGCGAAAGAAGCTTGGCAGCGGCCTGCGAATTGCGACTGATTTCCTTCGGGCAAAGCCGGCTGAATGGAAAACGCAGGAATGACATCGCCTTCTCTCTCAAAGATTTGAGAGCATTTCACCCCATGCTGGGCGATTCCGTCAAGCAATTCGGTGAGTTGGCTGGCTTTGGCAAACTGGAAACCGGGTTTGGCAAATTTGACCTCCGACGCGGCTCTTGGTTGCGCTGGGAAAAGGCCGCAATCTGGGCGAATGGGCATTGGGATTCGCGCAGCCATGCCTTTGCGCTTCAAACCGCGATGCCCTTGCAACCCGTTCAGACGATCCTGGACCCCGTGGCCGCCTTGGCACCCGAATGGTTGGCGGGAATTCGGGCCGCCGGTTCGGTGGATGGCCATTTTGAATTTTCGGCTGATCTCGACTCCTTGGAGACGCTGCACATCGAAGGCGCCCTCACGGGGCATGGCATTCATGTCCAACAATATGGCGGTGCAGACCTGAAAAATTTGCCCGCAATCGCCCATTCACCCGCATACATTCCTTTGAATCAATTGCCCGACTACCTTGTGCAAGCAGTTGTACTTTCCGAGGATGCAGGATTTTGGGACCACCAAGGATTTGACAAAGACATCATTCGGCTGGCAATGATCGAAAATTTGGAGGAAAGGCGGTTTGTACGCGGCGCAGGCACGATTCCGATGCAGCTGATGCGCAACATTTTCCTGCATCATGGCAAACAAGCCGACCGCAAATTGGCCGAAATCACGCTGACATGGCTGGCCCAATCGCAAAAAATTCTTTCGAAGGAAGAAGAATTGACCTGCTATTTGAACTTGATCGAATGGGGAGAAGACGGTTCGGACTGGGGGAACGGGTTGGGAACGAGTTGGGGAAATCCATTTTTGGGATACGCGCGGCGGCTTGGTTTTATTTTCGGAAGGCGCCGCAACAGATCAATGTCGATGAAGCGATTTTTTTGGCCTGCATCATTCCGAATCCACGCCATGCCGCTGCTTTGCTCGAAGATGACGGGAGCCTGA
- a CDS encoding OmpA family protein: MQTPKEFLLGKAETRIHKITGKEVKITPNCFSTWTPADVYFADNYTGDSAMVRILSTKENINQMLCTVIGLNKHLEQESQKIAKMLVAFDEAGNRIKTYPSELMMASNAIAEIFSPNDKERTGAWWYKYYNGDTVKRPGYKILLGGSGSMNLSESADAIGVGEEASGYYKTTYTTFGDLYVKLFNSNLSKYVPAEQAFEGKYIQLAFDQKKKAGQGIATETPKVYETGTSKKVVTQRDYAIEFNSGQASLTSKGVKTLDEVLGQLTISAGLRIRISGYTDSDGSPETNMVLSENRANAVRDYLMKKGGGNFSKERFEAVKGFGVSNKFSNTVPAEKAKNRRVEISLVE, from the coding sequence ATGCAGACGCCCAAGGAGTTTTTGCTGGGCAAGGCAGAAACCCGCATCCACAAAATCACCGGCAAGGAAGTCAAAATCACTCCTAATTGCTTCTCAACTTGGACCCCTGCCGACGTGTACTTCGCAGACAATTACACGGGCGACAGCGCCATGGTGCGCATCCTCTCGACCAAGGAAAACATCAATCAGATGTTGTGCACCGTCATTGGCTTGAACAAGCACCTGGAGCAGGAAAGTCAGAAGATCGCGAAGATGTTGGTGGCTTTTGACGAAGCCGGTAACCGCATCAAGACCTATCCTTCCGAGCTCATGATGGCCTCCAATGCCATTGCGGAGATTTTCTCCCCCAATGACAAGGAGCGTACAGGTGCATGGTGGTACAAGTATTACAACGGCGACACGGTGAAGCGCCCCGGCTACAAAATTTTGCTGGGTGGATCAGGTTCCATGAACCTCTCCGAATCCGCAGATGCCATTGGCGTCGGCGAAGAGGCAAGTGGCTATTACAAAACCACTTACACCACCTTTGGAGACCTCTATGTCAAGCTGTTCAACAGCAACCTTTCCAAATATGTACCTGCCGAACAAGCTTTTGAAGGCAAGTACATCCAACTCGCCTTCGACCAGAAGAAGAAGGCAGGCCAAGGCATTGCTACCGAAACGCCTAAAGTATACGAAACGGGAACCTCCAAAAAGGTCGTCACCCAGCGTGACTACGCCATCGAATTCAATTCGGGCCAGGCAAGTCTTACTTCCAAGGGCGTCAAGACTTTGGACGAAGTGCTCGGTCAGTTGACCATTTCCGCTGGTTTGCGTATCCGCATCAGCGGCTACACCGACAGCGACGGTAGCCCTGAAACCAACATGGTGCTCTCCGAAAACCGCGCCAATGCCGTCAGGGACTACCTCATGAAAAAAGGCGGTGGCAACTTCTCCAAGGAGCGCTTTGAGGCTGTAAAAGGCTTTGGGGTCTCCAACAAGTTTTCCAACACGGTCCCGGCTGAAAAAGCCAAAAACCGTCGCGTGGAGATTTCCTTGGTGGAATAA
- a CDS encoding HYR domain-containing protein produces the protein MPSGSAFPVGTTTNAYLVTDVAGNTATCSFTVVISDSELPTITCPANITGNNDPGLCSKVVTFSAPVGADNCAGPSTTQIAGLPSGSAFPVGTTTNAYLVTDAAGNTATCSFTVVISDNQLPTITCPANITGNNDPGLCSKVVTFSAPVGADNCAGPSTTQIAGLPSGSAFPVGTTTNAYLVTDAAGNTATCSFTVVISDNELPTITCPANITGNNDPGLCSKVVTFSAPIGSDNCPGANSVQVGGLVSGASFPVGTTTNSFVVTDASGNSASCSFTVVITDNQSPTWSGCPSNVILVADTMTCSMTHTWNAPSPGDECGISSVTTTHNPGSVFTVGATTVVYTATDLSGNSTTCSFVVTVNPVPLVTNLIVTEAGCYNITCHGDSTGSVFAQVNGGCLPYTYLWSNGATTASLVGLGAGSYTLTVTDANGTTAILGATLTEPAPLTAVISGTPIVCAGDSSASLMVTTAGGNDCAAYQLLWSTGDTTTSLSGLPSGAYTVTLSDSLGCMVTDSWTVQSEALPVINIGPDTMMCPGINMVLTGPSGFASYQWTNGPGIITTITQPGTYWLDVQSALGCAGSDTIVVGEHVVDNNLITADGPLTICEDVALTLTALPGQVNYLWNTGSTNPVIVVLNAGGPFWVHAEDANGCIAKDTVVVNFQPFINPNPQIIPGPAAFLCQGTSLVLDAQSGYFSYNWSNGATTQTITVTSPGSFSVVVANGFGCTKTSPTVVVTEVPNPEPPIANNSGTLSTDPYASYQWMLNGSNIFGAVWPTLQPQQAGWYQVAVVDANGCHGISDSLFVSLVGMGDAAEGLSGLALYPNPTSGMVHLLSDMPIETPVEVEVWDMFGRKVKVFNFSHLRTEAELDLTDIARATYTVKVKTTRRQPELQAIFKLVIQ, from the coding sequence TTGCCAAGCGGCTCCGCCTTCCCCGTGGGTACAACGACGAATGCCTATCTTGTGACGGATGTGGCTGGCAATACGGCAACCTGTTCATTTACGGTTGTCATCAGCGACAGTGAGTTGCCAACGATCACCTGCCCGGCAAATATCACGGGCAACAATGATCCAGGGCTTTGCTCGAAGGTCGTGACTTTCTCCGCGCCGGTGGGCGCTGACAACTGCGCTGGACCATCTACCACGCAGATCGCAGGCTTGCCAAGCGGCTCCGCCTTCCCTGTTGGCACCACGACGAATGCTTATCTTGTGACGGATGCGGCTGGCAATACGGCAACCTGTTCATTTACGGTTGTCATCAGCGACAACCAATTGCCAACGATCACTTGCCCGGCAAATATCACCGGCAACAATGATCCCGGGCTTTGCTCGAAAGTCGTGACCTTCTCTGCGCCTGTGGGCGCTGACAACTGCGCTGGACCATCTACCACGCAGATCGCAGGCTTGCCAAGCGGCTCCGCCTTCCCTGTTGGCACCACGACGAATGCTTATCTTGTGACGGATGCGGCTGGCAATACGGCAACCTGTTCATTTACGGTTGTCATCAGCGACAACGAATTGCCGACGATCACCTGCCCGGCAAATATCACCGGCAACAATGATCCCGGGCTTTGCTCGAAAGTCGTGACCTTCTCTGCGCCGATTGGATCGGACAACTGTCCGGGAGCAAATTCGGTGCAAGTTGGCGGATTGGTTTCAGGAGCGTCCTTCCCTGTCGGCACCACGACCAATTCGTTCGTGGTAACGGATGCTTCGGGCAATTCGGCAAGTTGTTCATTTACCGTTGTAATCACCGACAATCAGTCCCCCACTTGGTCTGGATGTCCATCCAACGTGATTTTGGTTGCAGATACAATGACCTGCTCCATGACGCATACCTGGAATGCACCTAGCCCTGGAGATGAATGTGGAATTTCAAGTGTCACGACAACTCACAATCCAGGTTCGGTTTTCACTGTAGGCGCGACCACCGTGGTCTATACGGCAACCGACCTCTCTGGCAATTCGACGACGTGTAGTTTTGTGGTAACTGTAAATCCTGTTCCTTTGGTGACCAACCTGATCGTGACAGAGGCCGGATGTTACAATATCACATGCCATGGAGACAGCACTGGATCGGTGTTTGCCCAGGTCAATGGTGGTTGTTTACCCTACACCTATCTATGGAGCAATGGCGCCACCACCGCTTCGCTTGTTGGATTAGGGGCCGGTAGTTATACGCTTACGGTGACCGATGCCAATGGGACCACTGCCATTTTGGGTGCAACATTAACGGAGCCTGCGCCGCTGACGGCTGTGATTTCCGGCACGCCAATCGTTTGTGCAGGTGACTCCTCCGCGAGCCTGATGGTGACCACTGCCGGGGGCAATGATTGTGCAGCTTATCAGCTCCTTTGGAGCACAGGCGACACCACGACTTCACTGAGCGGGTTGCCTTCTGGAGCCTATACCGTAACCCTCAGCGACAGTCTCGGCTGTATGGTCACCGATTCGTGGACCGTACAAAGTGAGGCACTTCCGGTCATCAACATCGGTCCTGATACCATGATGTGCCCAGGGATCAATATGGTGCTCACCGGACCTTCGGGGTTTGCTTCCTATCAATGGACCAACGGACCCGGAATCATAACCACGATCACGCAACCCGGAACCTATTGGTTGGACGTTCAGTCCGCTCTCGGTTGCGCGGGTTCGGATACGATTGTGGTTGGGGAGCATGTGGTCGACAACAATTTGATTACGGCGGATGGGCCATTGACGATTTGCGAAGATGTAGCACTGACATTGACTGCATTGCCCGGGCAGGTAAATTATCTCTGGAACACCGGCTCGACCAACCCGGTGATTGTAGTTTTGAATGCTGGCGGACCATTCTGGGTTCATGCCGAGGATGCAAATGGATGCATTGCGAAGGATACTGTTGTAGTAAACTTCCAGCCTTTCATCAATCCGAATCCGCAGATCATACCCGGCCCTGCAGCCTTCCTTTGCCAAGGCACTTCCTTGGTGCTTGACGCACAATCGGGCTATTTTTCCTACAATTGGAGCAATGGTGCCACAACGCAAACGATCACGGTCACGTCGCCTGGCAGCTTCAGCGTTGTCGTTGCAAACGGATTCGGCTGTACCAAGACGAGTCCGACGGTGGTGGTGACCGAAGTGCCGAATCCCGAGCCGCCGATTGCCAACAACAGTGGAACACTGAGCACTGATCCGTATGCGTCCTATCAATGGATGCTCAATGGATCCAATATCTTCGGCGCAGTATGGCCAACCTTGCAGCCGCAACAAGCTGGATGGTACCAAGTAGCTGTCGTCGATGCCAATGGTTGCCATGGCATCAGTGATAGCCTTTTTGTGAGCTTGGTCGGCATGGGCGATGCCGCGGAAGGTCTTTCAGGATTGGCATTGTACCCGAATCCGACTTCCGGTATGGTGCATTTGCTGAGCGATATGCCGATTGAAACGCCGGTGGAGGTTGAAGTTTGGGACATGTTTGGGCGCAAGGTCAAAGTGTTCAATTTCTCGCATCTGCGCACCGAGGCTGAACTTGATTTGACGGATATTGCAAGGGCGACTTACACGGTCAAGGTGAAAACCACACGCCGTCAACCCGAATTGCAGGCCATTTTCAAATTGGTGATCCAGTAA
- a CDS encoding HYR domain-containing protein, with product MQLTVVISDSELPTITCPVNITGNNDPGLCSKVVTFSAPVGADNCAGPTTTQTAGLASGSAFPVGTTTNAYLVTDAAGNTATCSFTVVISDNELPTITCPANITGNNDPGPLLQSRDFLAPVALTTALDHLPRRSQACQAAPPSPWVQRRMPIL from the coding sequence ATGCAGCTTACGGTTGTCATCAGCGACAGTGAGTTGCCAACGATCACTTGCCCAGTAAATATCACGGGCAACAATGATCCCGGGCTTTGCTCGAAGGTGGTGACTTTCTCCGCCCCCGTGGGTGCTGACAACTGCGCTGGACCAACCACCACGCAGACGGCTGGTTTGGCAAGCGGCTCCGCCTTCCCCGTGGGTACGACGACGAATGCCTATCTCGTGACGGATGCGGCTGGCAATACGGCAACCTGTTCATTTACGGTTGTCATCAGCGACAACGAATTGCCAACGATCACCTGCCCTGCAAATATCACCGGCAACAATGATCCCGGGCCTCTGCTCCAAAGTCGTGACTTTCTCGCGCCGGTGGCGCTGACAACTGCGCTGGACCATCTACCACGCAGATCGCAGGCTTGCCAAGCGGCTCCGCCTTCCCCGTGGGTACAACGACGAATGCCTATCTTGTGA
- a CDS encoding T9SS type A sorting domain-containing protein, whose product MCKILRYLFFLPCFLIGTALTLPAQERIEAFPSLEWYKVFAGNNRFEVTKDMEQAPDGSIYYAGSYTSLLYIGIAYHIDSLFEDTVVSDPIDSHGYVVKLDSNGAFEWAWIITGQYESQSVVTDIVLDAKGEAWVTGWYSGDVSIPYGGNLTAPGTNGFVLHLNEYGEGSKFMRLSGNGIVPQKLLIDPQGNLQLILRGQSFPIYIGNDTLAIDTTANPFLTIIKLDTVGNVINFRYVETINSSQAGYCESTMDQNGNIYLVLWVVGNPISTPGRIVCGSDTLTLYDRNLVKIDPNLQIKWTRELRHISNINNIKIDASIAGEIYLAADASDSVKAFINRFDSSGQLLWELPSTGYRVTTGGIALSKDFLYWSGYYQCDMSIDTIHFLIGDQQPWPSAARTGYLCVVNRHTGKVAWVMSDATTNQDKRFGAIVAAEDEYITVETRVITTLCTIDTLSLQVTSADVPYNMLLRFDGKQFPVWPVVPDPIPSFSLWPNPTQGAFTVQVDQSWGPQTRLEVYNLAGQKLWAQSIQAQEVFLEMENLSGQLLLIRIVDDGSGRRMTKKLVVLH is encoded by the coding sequence ATGTGCAAGATTTTAAGATACCTCTTTTTTCTACCTTGCTTTCTGATCGGGACTGCGTTGACGTTGCCTGCGCAGGAGCGGATTGAGGCGTTTCCGAGCCTTGAGTGGTACAAAGTGTTTGCAGGAAACAACCGTTTCGAAGTAACGAAAGACATGGAGCAGGCTCCTGATGGCTCCATTTACTATGCAGGTTCCTACACAAGTTTACTTTATATAGGAATCGCCTACCATATAGACTCGTTGTTTGAGGACACGGTTGTCAGCGACCCAATCGATTCGCACGGTTATGTGGTTAAGTTGGATTCAAACGGTGCATTTGAATGGGCATGGATCATCACTGGACAATATGAATCGCAATCTGTAGTGACCGACATTGTTTTGGATGCTAAAGGCGAAGCATGGGTAACGGGATGGTACTCTGGAGATGTATCTATTCCTTATGGCGGTAACTTGACTGCTCCTGGTACCAACGGATTTGTTTTGCATTTAAACGAGTATGGAGAGGGAAGTAAGTTTATGCGATTGTCAGGTAATGGAATAGTTCCCCAGAAGCTCCTTATTGATCCGCAGGGCAATCTCCAATTGATATTAAGAGGTCAGTCATTTCCAATTTATATTGGAAATGATACTCTCGCCATCGACACAACGGCGAATCCATTCTTGACGATAATAAAATTGGACACTGTGGGAAATGTGATTAATTTTCGCTATGTCGAAACAATTAACTCCTCGCAAGCGGGCTATTGTGAATCAACAATGGATCAAAATGGCAATATTTACCTTGTCCTATGGGTGGTTGGAAACCCTATAAGTACGCCAGGAAGGATCGTTTGTGGGAGTGATACATTGACACTTTATGATCGCAACCTTGTCAAGATTGACCCTAATCTACAGATCAAATGGACACGTGAGCTTAGGCACATTAGCAATATCAACAATATCAAAATTGATGCGTCAATAGCGGGAGAAATTTATTTGGCAGCGGATGCTTCTGATTCTGTAAAGGCATTTATCAATCGATTCGATTCTTCAGGACAACTCCTTTGGGAATTACCAAGTACAGGATACCGTGTTACAACTGGTGGAATTGCACTCTCGAAAGACTTCTTGTATTGGTCTGGCTATTATCAATGCGACATGTCTATCGATACTATCCATTTCCTGATAGGCGATCAACAACCATGGCCCTCCGCGGCAAGAACAGGTTACCTCTGTGTTGTAAATCGTCACACGGGAAAAGTCGCATGGGTGATGAGTGATGCCACGACAAACCAGGACAAGCGATTTGGTGCGATTGTCGCTGCAGAAGACGAGTATATAACGGTGGAGACACGTGTGATCACCACCTTGTGTACGATAGATACACTTTCCTTGCAAGTTACAAGTGCAGATGTTCCATACAATATGCTCCTTCGGTTCGATGGGAAACAATTTCCTGTTTGGCCTGTAGTACCCGATCCAATTCCTTCCTTTTCTTTGTGGCCGAATCCAACACAAGGAGCTTTTACGGTGCAGGTAGATCAATCATGGGGGCCTCAAACTCGGCTGGAAGTTTACAATCTAGCTGGGCAAAAGCTTTGGGCACAATCAATTCAGGCCCAAGAGGTGTTCCTTGAGATGGAGAATTTGAGTGGCCAATTGCTGTTGATCAGAATCGTGGATGACGGAAGTGGGAGGAGGATGACGAAGAAGTTGGTTGTCCTCCATTAA
- a CDS encoding ATP-binding cassette domain-containing protein — protein sequence MSEFEYTVNRSILTVKDLTFSYGKGKPNVLSNLSFSIEDIQRPNKGGPEGELIVILGESGSGKSTLLGLLSGILTPQSGEIQIIDGLGSTKMTSVKQGMVGVVDQASTLFEHLTVQKNLAFAASLGGIPKEQQKAAVSEILRDFGLESHGGKYPGQLSGGQRQRVAIARQILRQPSVIIFDEPFSGLDYKSKMQAMRLIQQVSNIHTDQVVMVITHDIYVAVQIADRILFLEQRADGSGAHIAQEFNLMDLGIAWRPNNQLLPEYAQVVNEIQQRSLKRV from the coding sequence ATGAGCGAATTTGAATACACAGTCAATCGGTCCATCCTTACGGTCAAGGACCTTACCTTTTCCTACGGAAAGGGAAAGCCCAATGTGCTGAGCAATCTTTCTTTCAGCATCGAAGACATTCAACGGCCCAACAAGGGAGGTCCGGAAGGAGAATTGATCGTCATTTTGGGCGAATCAGGCTCCGGGAAATCGACTTTACTCGGGCTTTTATCTGGAATTCTCACACCACAATCCGGAGAGATTCAAATCATCGACGGACTTGGTTCGACGAAGATGACCTCCGTCAAACAAGGCATGGTGGGCGTCGTGGACCAAGCTTCCACGCTGTTTGAGCACCTCACGGTTCAGAAAAACCTGGCATTTGCGGCGAGCTTGGGCGGCATTCCCAAAGAGCAACAAAAGGCGGCCGTCTCGGAGATTTTGCGCGATTTTGGCCTCGAATCCCATGGCGGAAAATACCCGGGACAACTGTCGGGCGGGCAGCGTCAGCGTGTGGCCATTGCACGGCAAATTTTGCGTCAGCCATCCGTCATCATCTTTGACGAGCCCTTCAGCGGACTGGATTACAAGTCCAAGATGCAGGCTATGCGGTTGATTCAGCAGGTTTCCAATATCCATACCGACCAAGTGGTGATGGTGATCACCCACGACATCTATGTTGCCGTGCAGATTGCAGACAGGATTCTATTTCTGGAGCAGCGGGCAGATGGCAGCGGCGCCCACATCGCGCAGGAGTTTAACCTCATGGACTTGGGCATCGCTTGGCGCCCCAACAACCAACTCCTCCCGGAATATGCCCAAGTTGTGAATGAGATTCAGCAGCGGTCGTTGAAGCGGGTTTAG
- a CDS encoding carboxypeptidase regulatory-like domain-containing protein, whose translation MMAITNGRGGAFQVTLPREKSFIAPFAGFQATSLLIFALLLLQSCGTQSAEMAFHAGTDNIRNQVFEVKADAPQTIVAENGTIIAIPAGAFIDEMGNSLSGNIQFQLKEANRDYEILTGGLVTQTGNDLLASGGMYMFQAFQNGKAVKINPSVGIYAYMPTDKKDPAMGLYRGNFDDSKLDWKLTSKKEGGIPRCDESKFTRKQCKKCENLVKLANKIKPAKKPKKNDYYAKRHYWENGVLYFASSGSRKTVLSQAGIDECKDYLAATEKGRDLLATVDQYKEEWKDRVGEYYSYKIDSLGWYNIDKLVKEDIITFNGKVVDDAGQPVAGATVHLYCKDKDLKVHTSTTAADGSFALQFVPGRNFMLYAYEKGRVGKGSYQLASAGQQVESVQLAQIEPEAVKSYLQDLM comes from the coding sequence ATGATGGCTATTACAAATGGCCGGGGTGGGGCGTTCCAGGTAACGCTGCCCCGGGAGAAGTCTTTTATTGCCCCCTTCGCCGGATTTCAAGCCACAAGCTTGTTGATCTTCGCACTCCTTTTGCTGCAATCTTGCGGCACCCAATCAGCCGAAATGGCCTTTCACGCAGGCACAGACAACATTCGCAATCAGGTGTTTGAAGTCAAGGCCGATGCGCCCCAAACCATTGTCGCAGAAAATGGCACCATCATCGCCATTCCCGCAGGTGCGTTCATCGACGAAATGGGCAACAGCCTCTCCGGAAACATCCAATTCCAACTCAAGGAGGCCAACCGCGACTACGAAATCCTCACCGGCGGACTCGTGACCCAAACCGGAAACGACCTGCTCGCCTCGGGCGGCATGTATATGTTCCAGGCTTTTCAAAATGGCAAAGCAGTCAAAATCAACCCCTCCGTAGGCATCTACGCTTACATGCCCACCGACAAAAAGGATCCCGCCATGGGCCTGTACAGGGGCAACTTCGACGACAGCAAATTGGATTGGAAACTGACTTCGAAAAAAGAAGGTGGCATTCCCCGCTGTGACGAAAGCAAATTCACCCGCAAGCAGTGCAAAAAGTGCGAAAACCTCGTCAAGCTCGCCAACAAGATCAAGCCCGCCAAAAAGCCCAAAAAGAACGATTACTACGCCAAAAGGCATTATTGGGAAAATGGCGTGCTCTATTTTGCAAGTTCGGGGAGCCGCAAAACCGTGCTGAGTCAGGCGGGCATCGACGAATGCAAAGACTACCTCGCCGCAACCGAAAAGGGCCGTGACCTCCTCGCAACCGTCGATCAATACAAGGAGGAATGGAAAGACCGCGTCGGCGAATACTATTCCTACAAAATCGACAGCCTCGGCTGGTACAACATCGACAAGCTCGTCAAAGAAGACATCATCACCTTCAACGGCAAGGTGGTCGATGACGCAGGCCAACCCGTCGCCGGCGCGACTGTACACCTGTATTGCAAGGACAAAGACCTCAAAGTCCACACCTCCACCACCGCCGCCGACGGCAGCTTTGCGCTCCAATTCGTCCCCGGCCGCAACTTCATGCTCTACGCCTACGAAAAAGGCCGCGTCGGCAAAGGCAGTTACCAATTGGCAAGCGCCGGCCAACAGGTGGAGTCCGTGCAACTCGCTCAAATTGAGCCTGAAGCGGTCAAATCCTACCTCCAAGACCTGATGTAA